Proteins encoded in a region of the Suncus etruscus isolate mSunEtr1 chromosome 1, mSunEtr1.pri.cur, whole genome shotgun sequence genome:
- the LOC126019695 gene encoding keratin-associated protein 9-3-like: MACCTTSFCGFPSCSSGGNCGSSCCQPSCCQSSCCQPSCCPTSCCQPSCCPTSCCQPSSCGSSCGGFGGAQGGSGGAMTCRVRWCRPDCRVEDTCLPPCCVASCTPPTCCQLHHAQASCCRPSYCGQSCCRPQCCCYCCQPTCCEPTC; this comes from the coding sequence ATGGCCTGCTGCACCACTAGCTTCTGTGGATTCCCCAGCTGCTCTTCCGGTGGCAACTGTGGCTCCAGCTGCTGCCAGCCCAGCTGCTGCCAGTCTAGCTGCTGCCAACCCAGCTGCTGCCCAACTAGCTGCTGCCAGCCCAGCTGCTGCCCAACTAGCTGCTGCCAGCCCAGCTCTTGTGGATCTAGCTGTGGTGGctttggtggtgcccaggggggCAGTGGTGGAGCTATGACCTGCCGAGTCAGGTGGTGCCGCCCTGACTGCCGTGTGGAGGACACCTGCCTGCCCCCCTGCTGTGTGGCCAGCTGCACCCCCCCAACCTGCTGCCAGCTGCACCATGCCCAGGCCTCCTGCTGCCGCCCATCCTACTGTGGACAGTCCTGCTGTCGCCCACagtgctgctgctactgctgtcaGCCCACCTGTTGCGAGCCCACCTGCTGA